The Cloacibacterium caeni region TGTTAAAGTGAAAAAAGAAATACTAATTTTTAATTTTTTGTTATTGATTTTGATGTAATGTGATTAAAATTAAATCTTGTTGAATTCAAGTTCTATTTTATTTTTCTCTATTATTACATCTGAATATTTGGTGATGATTTTCTTTTTTTTCCAGAAGGGATAAAACAAAATACTAGATTTACCAATATTAACAGTTTCTCCATTTGAATAAATAATTTCTGTAATTTCTTTATAAATATAATCTCCTTTTATATGTAATGTCGTTTTAATTTGATTAGTCAATAAGTCAAATACTCTAATTATTCCATTTTCCAAATTGTTGTAATCTTCACTAAAATGGCTGTGGTTTAGTCCAAAACCAACAGTTAATTCATCTTTATTCATGGACAACCAAAAATTTGAATCTTTCAACTCCAAAAATTTTGTTTCATGTCCTTGAGAAAAAATTACTCTTTCGCAAAGTTTTTCTTTCAGCAAGTTATAAATTTCTTCAAATTTTTTTTCGTGAGTTTTCATTTGACAATAATATTAGCTCATAAATTTAAGCTAAGTAAAAGTTTTATTGAATTATCATTTTCGAGTGTTCTAATTAACAATAGTTTTAATAGTTAAAGTAATTCAACTAAATTACTAAAATAATCAATAATAAAATTGAAAAGTAAAAAATCGTCACATCACTGCAACGATTTTATAATTTATAATTCATAACTCATCACTGAGTTTAGCTTGTTCTAATCCATTTCCAAAGTTCTTTAAAAGTCGCTTTGTTGCCGTACATTAGAATTCCTACTCTGTAAATTTTGGCTGCCAAATACACCATTCCTAGCGTAGAAATCACCAATAAGAAAATAGAAAGTGCAATTTGCCAAACAGGAACGCCAAAAGGAATTCTCGCAATCATCGCTACTGGTGAAGTAAGCGGAATAATAGATAACCAAAAAGCCATCGGTCCTTCTGGATTATTGATTATCCCAAAACTTCCGTACATTCCCAGCATCAATGGTAAAATACCAATCATGGTAAATTGTTGGGTTTCGGTTTCATTGTCTACAGCAGAACCTATCGCTGCATACATAGAACTGTAAAAAATGTAGCCCAATAAAAAGAAAATGATAAACACAAAAATGATAATTCCGAAATTCATGTCCAAAAGAGAATGTGAAATTTCTGCGAAAACGCTTTGAATATCTAATTTATCCAACGGAATTTCTTCTTGCTGAGGAAGATTTCCAGAAATTTTAGAAAAACCTTGGTTAAAGAAAATAGCGCCCAAAATGGTCATGGTAATCCAAATCGCAAATTGGGTTAAAGCGACCAATGTAACACCCAGAATTTTGCCCATCATGAGTTCAAAAGGTTTTACAGAAGAGATGATGATTTCTACCACTCTGTTGTTTTTTTCCTCTAAAACACTGCGCATTACACGAACTCCGTAGATGATGATGAACATAAATGTCACGTACATTAATCCCATACTCAAACCAGATTTTACCCCAAAAGCAAGTGTGCTATCTTGTTTGTTATTGTCCACCACATTTTTGGTGTTGATTTCGAAGTTTTTATCAATATTTTCGATTTGAGCTTCTGTAAGTCCTAGATTTTTGATTTTTTCTTTCTTAATCACTTCAGACATGGAAAAGGCGATGTTTTGCTTCACATCAAAACCAATATTTTTATTGACCAGAAGTTGGGTTTGTTTTTGTAAATTTTCAAAATTTTGGTCTTGCAATTTGGGAATAATAAGCAGTCCATCTACATTGTCTACCATTTCTGGAAGTGTATTCGTTAAAGCTTGTTCTGTAGATTCTGGCAGATAAATAAACTTCACATCTTTTGGCGTTTTCATGTTTTGTTGAAAGACGCCACTTTTATCGATGACATTAAAAGTATATTCGGTTTCATTCGCCTTGAGCATAAAAGCAATTAAAGCACCGAATCCTATCAATAGAATTGGTGCTAAAAGCGTGAGAATGATAAAAGATTTCTTTTTAACCTGTGTTAAAAATTCTCTTTTGGTTATGATGAAGATATTTTTCATTTTGTTGCTTTCGGCTTTCTGCAATATGCATTCTGCCTTATATTTTTTGTGAAAAATTAATAATTATAAACTGCTGATTGCTGATTGCGGAGCGCTTACTGCTGTAATAAAAACTTCATTCATGCTCGGAATTTTTTCGTCAAAACTTCTGATTTTTCCAGCTTTCATTAAATCATTGAGCAGAAGATTTTGGTCTTCATTGTAGTTTAAGTCAAATGAAATTAAACCATGTTGGTCATGAATATTGACCAGTTGATACTGATTTTTCAGCTTTTCTAAATTTTCAGCAATTACATCAGACAAAACTACGTTGAATAGATTTTGCTTGAATTTTTCTCTTACTTCAAAGACTTTTCCGTCAAGAATTTTTCTGGATTTATTGATGAGAGCCACACTATCACAAAGTTCTTCTACACTTTCCATGCGGTGAGTAGAGAGAATGATGGTGGTTCCTTGTTCTTTCAATTGAAGAATTTGGTCTTTTACTAAATTTGCATTCACCGGGTCAAATCCAGAAAAAGGCTCATCGAGTATCAATAGTTTTGGTTGATGCAATACAGTTACCACAAACTGAATTTTCTGCGCCATTCCTTTAGAAAGTTCAGAGAGTTTTTTGTTCCACCATTGGTCAATTTCTAAACGGTCAAACCAATATTTCGCTTGAGATAGTGCATCTTGCTTTTTCATTCCTTTGAGCGCTCCGAAATAGAGAATTTGGTCGCCAACAGTCATGTTTTTGTACAATCCTCTTTCTTCCGGCATGTAACCGATGTCTTTAATATGATGAGGATTAAGTTTTTCTCCATTGATGAAAACTTCGCCAGAATCTGCTTGTGTAATTTGGTTGATAATTCTGATGAAAGTGGTTTTTCCGGCTCCATTTGGACCAAGAAGTCCATAAACAGTAGCTTTTGGAACGTGAATGCTGAAATCTTGCAATGCAATTTTTTTTCCAGCACTATATGTTTTGGTAACGTGATTTGCTTGTAGCATTATAGTTTAAATTCTAAAGAATTAGTTGCGAAATTACGGAATTGTTACGAGATAAAAGAAGATTTAAAAGCAATACTAATAATACAATTATTTGTTTTATATGCTCTGTCGTTCCTACGGAACTTTATTTGTTTTGTCTGAATTTTACTACAAACGTTTCGTTCCTACGGAACTCACTTTTTTAAATTTTTAAAAAAATTAAATTACTTTAATGAAAAATAGTTAAAATTTAAATCTTCTATTTTCAACATCCAACATCTAACATCCAACTTATTTATAAATCTCCACTTCTATTTCTCCATCTTCTGTAATGGCACCTCTGTACATTCCAGAAGTATTAAATGGCATAGCGATATTTCCGTTTTTGTCTAGCGCAATTAAACCACCATCACCGCCCATTTTTTCGATTTCGTCTATGGTTTCTTGAGCTGCGGTTTTCACATCTTTATTCAAATATTGAATTTTTGCTGCGATGGTTCTTGCTGCAGTAGAACGAATGAAAAATTCGCCCCATCCTGTTGCAGAAATTCCTACATTTTCATCAGCATAAGTTCCTGCACCAATAATCGGTGCATCGCCAATTCTTCCATATTTTTTGTTGGTCATTCCGCCAGTAGAAGTTCCTGCTGCCAAATTCCCAAATTGGTCAAGAGCTACACAACCTACGGTTCCAAATTTCTGGTCAACGATGAAATAGTCAGGTTTTGAATTTTCTGCTTTTGGATTTTTTAATTTTTCTAATTCTTTTGCTTTTTGAAGGGATTTCCAACGGTTTTCTGTCCAGAAATATTTAGGATTTACGATTTCTAACCCTTGCAATTTAGCAAATTGTTCCGCACCGTTACCAGAAAGCATCACGTGTTCTGATTTTTCCATTACCGCAATCGCTGCTTTTATAGGATTTTTGATGGTGTGAACTCCTGCGATGGAACCTGCTTTTTTATCTTTTCCATTCATAATGGCGGCATCGAGTTCATTCTTTCCATCATGTGTAAAAACCGCTCCTTTTCCAGCGTTAAACAACGGAGAATCTTCCATCACTACGATGGCTGCTTCTACCGCTTCCACGGAAGTTTTACCGTTTTTAATTTCTGCATAAGCTTTTTGAAGCGCTTCGGTGAGTTTTTCTAAATATTCTTCTTCTAACTCGGGAGACATTTTTTCTCGGATGATGGTTCCTGCACCACCGTGAATAACAACTACGTATTTTTTTTGAGCCATTAGAAATAAAGAAAAGAACAGTCCGAAGAGTAACGCTAATTTTTTCATGTTGAGATATAATTTCGTGTGGCTCAAATTTAGAAAAAATTAAGCACTATTTTTGATTAATCAGCATTTTTAAATAGACTGTATTGAAATAATTCTCGGTCTACTTTTTTTTTCCAAGCTTCTTGTTTTGGATTTTTTTGGAAGAGAATTTTTTGCCCAATTTTAATGTAATAATCTTGATTATCTGCGTCAAATTGGTTGGAAGCTTTTTCTTTCATTACATTCCACTGCTGAATTTTCTTTCGGTAAATAGAAATATTGGTTACGTTTTTTTGTCTGAGACTTTCTACGGATTTTCTCATTTTTCGAGCATATAATTCGGTGAGGTCAAAATGAATTTGCTCGTGTTGTAAAACATAATCATTTTTGAGAAGCATCCAAGATTCATTAGGGTCAAAATACGTTTTAATAGAAAATTCAGGTACCGAATTTTTATTTCTTTGAAGTGATGAATATTCTATTCTAATGGCACTTATTGCTCCTAAAAATTGCTTTCGGTTTACTTTAATCGTGTCATTGTTTTCCGCTTTAAAATCTTGAATTTTCAACTTTTTATTTTCTTGCCAAAGAATAAATTTATCTTTCACAAAAGAAAAACTCATAAGCGAAATAAAGCCAATGAAAAAGAATATATTTTTGAGAATTTGGTTTTTCATACTTTTTATTAAACAATTTTTTTGCCAAAATAGTATGAAAAAATCCAACTGATATTTCAGTTGGATTTTTGTATTTATCCATAAATTTTTAAGAGAACATGTCTCTTACTTTGTCAAAAAATGATTTTTTCTTTTCCAGAAGGTTCTGCTTGCATTTGTCCGGTTTTCATTTGCGTTTCGAAGAACTCTTTTTGTTCTGGAGTGAGTTTTTGAGGAGTCCAAACGTTTACATGTACAAACATATCGCCTTTTCCGTAAGAATCTATGCTAGGTAATCCTTTTCCTGCTAATCTTAAAATTTTGCCAGATTGCGTTCCTGCATCAATTTTAATTTTAACTTTTCCACCGACGGTATTAATTTCTTTAGAAGTTCCCAAAGCTGCTTCGGCAAAAGAAATATAGAGTTCTTGGTGTAGATTATCACCTTCACGTTTTATAGTAGCATCTTGTTCTTCTTCGATAACTACTAATAAATC contains the following coding sequences:
- a CDS encoding ABC transporter permease; this encodes MKNIFIITKREFLTQVKKKSFIILTLLAPILLIGFGALIAFMLKANETEYTFNVIDKSGVFQQNMKTPKDVKFIYLPESTEQALTNTLPEMVDNVDGLLIIPKLQDQNFENLQKQTQLLVNKNIGFDVKQNIAFSMSEVIKKEKIKNLGLTEAQIENIDKNFEINTKNVVDNNKQDSTLAFGVKSGLSMGLMYVTFMFIIIYGVRVMRSVLEEKNNRVVEIIISSVKPFELMMGKILGVTLVALTQFAIWITMTILGAIFFNQGFSKISGNLPQQEEIPLDKLDIQSVFAEISHSLLDMNFGIIIFVFIIFFLLGYIFYSSMYAAIGSAVDNETETQQFTMIGILPLMLGMYGSFGIINNPEGPMAFWLSIIPLTSPVAMIARIPFGVPVWQIALSIFLLVISTLGMVYLAAKIYRVGILMYGNKATFKELWKWIRTS
- a CDS encoding isoaspartyl peptidase/L-asparaginase family protein is translated as MKKLALLFGLFFSLFLMAQKKYVVVIHGGAGTIIREKMSPELEEEYLEKLTEALQKAYAEIKNGKTSVEAVEAAIVVMEDSPLFNAGKGAVFTHDGKNELDAAIMNGKDKKAGSIAGVHTIKNPIKAAIAVMEKSEHVMLSGNGAEQFAKLQGLEIVNPKYFWTENRWKSLQKAKELEKLKNPKAENSKPDYFIVDQKFGTVGCVALDQFGNLAAGTSTGGMTNKKYGRIGDAPIIGAGTYADENVGISATGWGEFFIRSTAARTIAAKIQYLNKDVKTAAQETIDEIEKMGGDGGLIALDKNGNIAMPFNTSGMYRGAITEDGEIEVEIYK
- a CDS encoding ABC transporter ATP-binding protein — translated: MLQANHVTKTYSAGKKIALQDFSIHVPKATVYGLLGPNGAGKTTFIRIINQITQADSGEVFINGEKLNPHHIKDIGYMPEERGLYKNMTVGDQILYFGALKGMKKQDALSQAKYWFDRLEIDQWWNKKLSELSKGMAQKIQFVVTVLHQPKLLILDEPFSGFDPVNANLVKDQILQLKEQGTTIILSTHRMESVEELCDSVALINKSRKILDGKVFEVREKFKQNLFNVVLSDVIAENLEKLKNQYQLVNIHDQHGLISFDLNYNEDQNLLLNDLMKAGKIRSFDEKIPSMNEVFITAVSAPQSAISSL